The DNA region CTTTCCACCAAGGGCCCTGCCGCCTTACTAGCGCATGCTATAATCGCGGCGTGACGGCCCTCGGCTATTCGGGCTTAGCCCGCGGCCAAAGGTTGCGGTCGAGCTTGAGGAGGTGCGGAAGGTGTCCGACGGTCAAAAGCCAGCCATTGCCATAACCATGGGAGACCCCTGCGGTATAGGTCCGGAGGTGGTGGTGAAAGCGCTGAGCGACCCCGGGGTCTACGCCTCCTGCCGTCCTCTGGTCGTCGGTAACGCCCACGCCTTGCGGCAGGCGGTCAAGCTCACCGGAGTCTCTCTCGAGGTCCGCGAGCCGGAAGACCCGACCTGTCCTGTCGAAGACCTCTACTCTCTCATTCCGAACGAATCGAAACAGCCGATGGCGATGCGCGAGGTTTTGGCTCGTATTGTCGACGGCTCGCGGATGCAGGAGTTCAAGGCGCGGTACGGCACTACGCTGATCTGCGGGTTTGCGCGGATGTACGGGCACCTTGTCGGCGTGATCGCCAACGACGGGATTCTGTTCAGCGAGTCCGCGCTGAAAGGCACGCACTTCATTGAGCTGTGTTGCCAGCGGCGCATACCGCTCGTGTTCATCCAGAACATCACCGGCTTCATGGTCGGCAAGAAGTACGAGAACGAGGGGATCGCCAAGCACGGCGCGAAACTTGTCACGGCCGTCGCGACCGCTTCTGTTCCGAAGTTCACGGTGATCGTCGGGGGCTCTTTTGGGGCAGGCAACTACGGCATGTGCGGTCGGGCGTTCCAGCCGCGCCAGCTCTGGATGTGGCCGAACGCGCGGATTTCCGTCATGGGCGGCGAACAAGCCGCAAACGTCTTGCTGACGGTGAAGATGGATCAGCTCGCCAGAAACCCTAAACCCTCGACCCTCGACCCTGCGGCGCAAACCGCCTTCATGCAACCCATCCTCGATAAGTACAACTCTGAATCGTCAGCCTACTACGCATCGGCGCGACTTTGGGACGACGGAATCATCGATCCTGTCGATACCCGGCGCGTCATCGCGCTCGGAATCGAAGCCGCGATGAACGCCCCGATCCCCGAAGCTGGGTTCAGCCTTTACAGGATGTAAGAGAGCACCCTTCCTCTTGCACCGGAGGAGGAAGGGGGTTGGGGGATGGAGGTTCCGGCAGCGACAGAGATCAGCTACAATCGAGCCAGGAGAGATGCGCAACAACACACGAAGCCCCAGGAACAGGAATCGAGCGCGACAGCTTCGCCAAGAAATGTCTGGCTCTGAACAAGTTCTTTGGCAGATCATTCGGCGTCGCAACCTCGGGTTCGGATTCCGGCGGCAATACTCCGTCGGGCCGTACGTTCTGGATTTCTACTGCCCTGAGGCTAGCATGTGCGTGGAAGTCGATGGTGAACAACACGCTCTCACGAAAGATCGGGATGCAAAGCGTGATGCGTGGCTTTTTGACCAAGGCATCATGACGCTTCGCATCCCCAGCCTCGACCTATTCGACTACGACAGCGCCAAGTCCGCACGGTTTATTGAGACCATATGCAAGACCTGCGAGGAGCGAACTGGTCGCAAGCGGTATCAAGACGGGTGGCGATAGACTTGATAGGCAGCGTCGAAACCTCCCCTCCCCAACCCTCCCCTCCTCCGGTGCAGGAGGGGAGGGAGTCCCGGCACGTGGCCTGGGTGTAATTTGACCGTGTGGCATGGTTGTCCCGATGCCCGTGCGGGGCAGCCATGGGCGGACGGCCACTAGGCCAGCTAGTCAGGAATCGCCTTCTTCCTGTCCGCACGGTCCAGCAAGCCGGCCAGGATTCCGCAGGTGACCGACGAGATCGCGGACCAGACGAGGACAGCGTCGAAGAGCGCGTATGACAGATAGGCGTCGAAATGACGGTAGCCGATTGCCCAAGAGAAGGAGTAGCCACCACACACGATTAGGCTACATGGGTATGCGCGCTTGTACATCGCACGCCAGCGTTCCTTACGATGCAACACGCACCACCAGCGGACGACGATCGCCTGAATCGCGACCGCC from Armatimonadota bacterium includes:
- a CDS encoding DUF559 domain-containing protein, which gives rise to MRNNTRSPRNRNRARQLRQEMSGSEQVLWQIIRRRNLGFGFRRQYSVGPYVLDFYCPEASMCVEVDGEQHALTKDRDAKRDAWLFDQGIMTLRIPSLDLFDYDSAKSARFIETICKTCEERTGRKRYQDGWR